From Streptomyces griseorubiginosus, one genomic window encodes:
- a CDS encoding SCO4848 family membrane protein translates to MKLSRPVSWFLLAFGVWSWIIWITFVKNLVKDASGLAFDDAGDPTGYFWVHLLLAVVSFVLGTVVGLIGLRGLRALRGNSQPTPES, encoded by the coding sequence ATGAAGCTCAGCCGCCCCGTCTCCTGGTTCCTGCTCGCCTTCGGGGTGTGGAGCTGGATCATCTGGATCACTTTCGTCAAGAACCTCGTCAAGGACGCCAGCGGGCTGGCCTTCGACGACGCGGGTGACCCGACGGGGTACTTCTGGGTGCACCTGCTGCTGGCCGTCGTCTCCTTCGTACTGGGGACGGTCGTCGGGCTCATCGGGTTGCGTGGACTGCGCGCACTGCGTGGGAACTCACAGCCGACCCCCGAGAGTTGA
- a CDS encoding D-alanyl-D-alanine carboxypeptidase produces MSAPQKKTIGRSLLVTSAAALSSLALTAPVALAAPSPSPSSPSPSGASSSPSASPSVTPPAKMSTVGGARLGRAGTQVNLASGVPVLPKDITARSWIVTDAESGDVLAAHNAHWRLPPASTMKMLFADTVLPKFAKTEKHKVVPSDLAGIGAGSSMVGIKEGETYTVHDLWLGVFLRSGNDAVHVLSAMNRGVAKTVAEMNEHAEELQALDTHVVSPDGYDAPGQVSSAYDLTLFARSGLQKKDFREYCSTVTAKFPGATTKNKKGKTVRKPFEIQNTNRLLSGDYDIAQYQGIAGVKNGNTTNAGATFTGVAERNGRVLLVTVMNPSKEEHNEVYKETAKLFDWGFKAAGKVEPVGELVPPKGAQSGTQPGTSGEAGGGSGGSDSSGDSGASAKPVASATTDGGSGGVWTAVAITGGLLVLLAAGAFLVNRRWPLPDLVRRRSSRP; encoded by the coding sequence GTGTCCGCTCCCCAGAAGAAGACCATCGGGCGATCCCTGCTGGTCACCTCCGCCGCCGCCCTGTCGTCCCTCGCGCTGACCGCGCCCGTCGCGCTCGCGGCTCCCAGCCCTTCGCCGAGCAGTCCTTCGCCGAGCGGTGCCTCGTCCTCGCCGAGTGCCAGTCCCTCGGTCACTCCCCCGGCGAAGATGTCGACCGTGGGCGGCGCGCGGCTCGGCCGGGCGGGCACGCAGGTCAATCTGGCGAGCGGGGTCCCGGTGCTGCCCAAGGACATCACCGCGCGCTCCTGGATCGTCACGGACGCCGAGTCGGGCGATGTGCTCGCCGCCCACAACGCGCACTGGCGGCTGCCTCCGGCGAGCACCATGAAGATGCTCTTCGCGGACACCGTGCTGCCGAAGTTCGCCAAGACCGAGAAGCACAAGGTCGTCCCCTCCGACCTCGCGGGCATCGGCGCCGGCTCCAGCATGGTCGGGATAAAGGAGGGCGAGACGTACACGGTCCACGACCTGTGGCTCGGCGTCTTCCTTCGCTCCGGCAACGACGCCGTGCACGTCCTGTCGGCGATGAACAGGGGCGTCGCCAAGACCGTCGCCGAGATGAACGAGCACGCCGAGGAGCTCCAGGCCCTCGACACGCACGTGGTCAGCCCCGACGGCTACGACGCTCCCGGCCAGGTCTCCTCCGCCTACGACCTGACCCTCTTCGCCCGCTCAGGACTGCAGAAGAAGGACTTCCGCGAGTACTGCTCGACGGTCACCGCGAAGTTCCCCGGCGCGACGACGAAGAACAAGAAGGGCAAGACCGTACGTAAGCCCTTCGAGATCCAGAACACCAACCGGCTACTGAGCGGCGACTACGACATCGCGCAGTACCAGGGCATCGCAGGTGTGAAGAACGGCAACACCACCAACGCGGGCGCCACCTTCACCGGCGTGGCCGAGCGCAATGGCAGGGTGCTGCTCGTCACGGTCATGAACCCGTCCAAGGAAGAACACAACGAGGTCTACAAGGAGACCGCGAAGCTCTTCGACTGGGGCTTCAAAGCGGCCGGCAAGGTGGAGCCGGTGGGTGAGCTGGTGCCGCCGAAGGGCGCGCAGTCCGGCACCCAGCCGGGGACCTCGGGCGAGGCCGGGGGCGGGTCCGGTGGCTCGGACAGCTCGGGTGACTCCGGGGCCTCGGCCAAGCCCGTCGCGTCCGCGACGACCGACGGCGGCTCCGGAGGCGTGTGGACGGCCGTCGCGATCACCGGCGGGCTGCTGGTGCTGCTCGCGGCCGGCGCGTTCCTCGTCAACCGCCGCTGGCCGCTGCCCGATTTGGTACGTCGCCGCTCTTCTCGTCCTTGA
- a CDS encoding metallophosphoesterase has protein sequence MIIVFALLALTVLVTANWYLWRRLFRDTTGGPGRARRVGAAVIGGGWVLAIGALVAERAGAPFWLQRVLAWPGFLWLALSIYLLLAVVAGEVVRPLLARLLERRDRRREPAPAAVPHPEPVPAGAPAQERREAEEQRKTDGEGLRPPQGPRKGGPAAPAPEEPRPTGSGPLEPAATTSVTTTSENPLATSSGNPGTPGNPGTPGTPETPTPTRRLFVSRIVAGAAAAAAVGTVGYGTYGVLRGPGVKRVTVPLAKLPRGAQGYRIAVVSDIHLSPVLGRGFAQKVVDTINSTQPDLIAVVGDLVDGSVKDLGPAAAPLAGLRARHGSYFVTGNHEYFSGAEQWVEEVRRLGLRPLENDRTELPWFDLAGVNDIAGESEGQGPDFARALGDRDTARACVLLAHQPVQIHDAVDHGVDLQLSGHTHGGQLWPGNLIAEAANPTVAGLERYGDTQLYVSRGAGAWGPPTRVGAPSDITVIELASRQA, from the coding sequence GTGATCATCGTCTTCGCGCTGCTCGCGCTGACCGTCCTGGTGACGGCCAACTGGTACCTGTGGCGCCGCCTGTTCCGCGACACCACCGGCGGCCCCGGCCGGGCCCGCCGGGTGGGCGCGGCGGTCATCGGCGGCGGCTGGGTGCTGGCGATCGGTGCCCTGGTCGCGGAGCGCGCCGGCGCCCCCTTCTGGCTCCAGCGCGTGCTCGCGTGGCCCGGCTTCCTCTGGCTGGCGCTGTCGATCTACCTGCTGCTCGCGGTCGTGGCGGGAGAGGTCGTACGACCCCTGCTGGCACGTCTCCTCGAACGCCGGGACAGGCGCCGCGAGCCCGCCCCGGCCGCCGTACCGCATCCGGAGCCGGTGCCCGCGGGAGCGCCCGCCCAGGAGCGGCGGGAGGCCGAGGAGCAGCGCAAGACCGACGGAGAGGGCCTGAGGCCGCCTCAGGGACCGCGTAAGGGCGGCCCGGCGGCACCGGCACCCGAGGAGCCCCGTCCGACCGGATCGGGCCCCCTGGAGCCCGCCGCGACCACCTCGGTCACCACCACGTCCGAAAACCCCCTCGCCACCTCGTCCGGCAACCCCGGAACCCCCGGCAACCCCGGAACCCCCGGAACCCCCGAAACCCCCACCCCCACCCGCCGCCTCTTCGTCTCCCGCATCGTCGCCGGAGCCGCCGCCGCGGCCGCCGTCGGGACCGTCGGTTACGGCACCTACGGCGTCCTGCGCGGCCCCGGCGTCAAGCGCGTCACCGTGCCGCTGGCGAAGCTCCCGCGCGGGGCGCAGGGTTACCGGATCGCGGTGGTCAGCGACATCCACCTGAGCCCGGTGCTGGGACGCGGCTTCGCCCAGAAGGTCGTCGACACCATCAACTCCACCCAGCCCGACCTGATCGCGGTCGTCGGCGACCTGGTCGACGGCAGTGTGAAGGACCTGGGCCCGGCGGCCGCCCCCCTCGCCGGACTCCGGGCACGGCACGGCTCGTACTTCGTCACCGGCAACCACGAGTACTTCTCCGGCGCCGAGCAGTGGGTCGAGGAGGTACGGCGGCTCGGCCTGCGCCCGCTGGAGAACGACCGTACGGAACTGCCGTGGTTCGACCTCGCCGGTGTCAACGACATCGCGGGCGAGAGCGAGGGCCAGGGCCCCGACTTCGCCAGGGCGCTCGGCGACCGGGACACGGCACGCGCGTGCGTGCTCCTCGCCCACCAGCCGGTCCAGATCCACGACGCGGTCGACCACGGCGTCGACCTCCAGCTCTCCGGCCACACCCACGGCGGCCAGCTCTGGCCCGGCAACCTCATCGCCGAGGCCGCGAACCCGACGGTCGCCGGTCTCGAGCGCTACGGCGACACCCAGCTCTACGTCAGCCGCGGCGCCGGCGCCTGGGGCCCGCCCACGCGCGTGGGCGCCCCCTCGGACATCACGGTGATCGAACTGGCGTCGCGGCAGGCCTGA